A stretch of Gadus chalcogrammus isolate NIFS_2021 chromosome 9, NIFS_Gcha_1.0, whole genome shotgun sequence DNA encodes these proteins:
- the LOC130389256 gene encoding echinoidin-like, producing the protein MFLRSVLLCGLHALALAGLLTEPSADSKVKLEQGSCPAYWFDSGTDCYKYVLSPLTWAHAEIYCQSLGAHLVSIHSSNEMKFITALIEIFDPTKGGHWIGFSDVHEEGYWMWSDGSPRDFARWYPDQPDDADGAEHCADIAFWKPLEPAWNDAPCTLVNPYVCKLRKTCP; encoded by the coding sequence ATGTTCTTGCGCTCCGTTCTCCTGTGTGGCCTGCACGCCCTCGCCCTGGCAGGTCTGCTTACCGAGCCTTCAGCTGACTCCAAGGTGAAGCTTGAGCAGGGCTCCTGTCCGGCCTACTGGTTTGACTCTGGCACCGACTGCTACAAATATGTTCTTAGCCCATTAACCTGGGCTCACGCTGAGATCTACTGCCAATCTTTGGGCGCACACCTGGTCTCTATCCATAGCTCCAACGAAATGAAGTTCATTACCGCGCTGATAGAGATCTTTGACCCAACCAAAGGAGGCCACTGGATAGGATTCAGTGATGTGCATGAAGAAGGCTACTGGATGTGGAGCGACGGGTCCCCAAGAGACTTTGCTCGTTGGTACCCCGACCAGCCAGACGACGCTGATGGAGCAGAACATTGTGCCGACATAGCATTTTGGAAGCCGCTGGAACCTGCTTGGAATGATGCACCGTGCACATTGGTTAATCCTTATGTGTGTAAACTTCGTAAAACCTGTCCATAG